The following proteins are co-located in the Nonlabens ponticola genome:
- a CDS encoding tetratricopeptide repeat protein, with amino-acid sequence MDFDLNNEGGYSIEKFESMLKTNEVGFFDSDEFEQIIEHYLESGKMANARKAIHLALAQHPSSMNIQLLHAEMLVFDNRFDDAHEVLNTLHEVQPTNSEIFIQKANIFSKTERHDLAIDLLKKALDLTDDKADVYNLIGMEFLFIEDYSNAKVNFMQCLEIDDTDYSALYNIMYCFDFLGEHQQAIDFLNMFLNENPYSEVAWHQVGKQYFDLKMYEKSLAAFEFAIISDEHFVGAYLEKGKVLEKLGRYNEAIENYQITLTLDDPTSFAYLRLGKCYQKLGVDELAIKFFKKTITEDPLLDKGWISIIDYYSRKLNYPKALTYAEKATEVDAENALYWIRYADLNKRLNFFEEAEYGYRRAIELGNYEEQTWLSRADILLALGEYRAVISNLNHGLEFYPDHVEMVYRLAGIYFTLNQLNEARFHLQNALKTDPEFIIILEELYPAVYEMDEVQDLIASLK; translated from the coding sequence ATGGACTTTGACTTAAATAATGAAGGCGGCTATAGCATCGAGAAGTTTGAGTCTATGCTCAAAACTAACGAGGTTGGCTTTTTTGACAGTGATGAATTTGAGCAAATTATCGAGCATTATTTAGAGTCTGGAAAAATGGCCAATGCCCGTAAAGCCATACACCTGGCGCTGGCACAGCATCCATCATCTATGAACATTCAATTGCTTCATGCAGAGATGTTGGTGTTTGACAACAGGTTTGATGATGCTCATGAAGTTTTGAATACATTACACGAGGTACAGCCAACCAATTCAGAAATATTTATTCAAAAAGCAAACATATTCTCTAAGACAGAGCGTCATGATCTAGCCATTGATTTATTGAAAAAAGCCTTAGATCTGACTGACGACAAGGCAGATGTTTATAATCTCATAGGTATGGAATTTCTTTTTATAGAAGATTATTCTAACGCCAAGGTCAATTTTATGCAGTGTCTAGAGATTGATGACACAGACTATAGCGCGCTCTATAATATTATGTATTGCTTTGATTTTCTAGGTGAACACCAGCAGGCGATTGATTTCCTCAACATGTTTCTTAATGAAAATCCTTATAGTGAAGTGGCATGGCATCAAGTAGGCAAACAATATTTTGACTTGAAAATGTATGAGAAGTCACTTGCGGCTTTTGAATTTGCTATCATCAGTGACGAGCATTTTGTAGGTGCTTATCTAGAAAAAGGAAAAGTGCTGGAGAAACTAGGGCGATATAATGAAGCCATCGAGAATTATCAAATCACGCTGACACTAGACGATCCTACCTCGTTTGCTTATTTGAGGTTAGGTAAATGCTACCAGAAATTGGGTGTTGATGAGTTGGCGATAAAGTTTTTTAAAAAGACTATTACTGAGGATCCATTATTGGACAAAGGATGGATTAGTATTATAGATTACTACAGCCGTAAACTTAACTATCCAAAGGCACTCACCTACGCTGAAAAAGCAACAGAGGTAGATGCAGAAAATGCCCTGTATTGGATACGTTATGCAGATTTAAACAAGCGTCTTAACTTCTTCGAAGAGGCTGAATATGGTTATAGACGTGCTATTGAGCTAGGTAATTATGAAGAGCAAACCTGGTTATCGCGTGCTGATATATTGCTCGCACTAGGTGAGTATCGAGCAGTGATCTCAAACTTAAACCACGGTCTTGAGTTTTACCCTGATCATGTAGAGATGGTGTATCGACTCGCTGGGATTTACTTTACCTTGAATCAACTTAATGAGGCAAGGTTTCACCTGCAAAATGCGCTAAAGACAGATCCTGAATTTATCATCATCCTTGAGGAACTATATCCAGCAGTGTATGAGATGGACGAAGTTCAAGATCTTATCGCTAGTCTAAAGTAA
- a CDS encoding tyrosine-protein phosphatase: MHNHVLPAIDDGSPDIDTTGEMLDLYAQLGFSKIYATPHTMEDYYSNDVKSISDCYKKTIDALKNHEHASLLSQPASEYMMDASFEKLLDQGNYMTLPDEHLLFEFSYFQKPIQAEELIFKMQQLDLKPILAHPERYRYLKIQDIIDLKNRGCKLQLNLLSLSGHYGKDAFEKSKNLLQNGKFDLVATDAHKPAHLEKIKELMVKKSIHNDLKRLLDVQSDVFK; the protein is encoded by the coding sequence ATGCATAACCACGTTTTGCCGGCAATCGACGATGGTTCACCAGACATTGATACTACTGGCGAGATGCTTGATCTATATGCGCAATTAGGGTTTTCAAAGATCTATGCAACACCACATACGATGGAAGATTATTATTCCAACGACGTGAAAAGTATTAGTGATTGTTATAAAAAAACGATAGACGCTTTGAAAAATCATGAACATGCATCGCTTTTATCCCAACCTGCCTCAGAGTATATGATGGATGCATCGTTTGAGAAGTTGTTAGATCAGGGTAACTATATGACACTGCCTGATGAACATTTACTATTCGAATTCAGCTACTTTCAAAAACCCATACAAGCGGAAGAACTCATCTTCAAAATGCAACAATTAGATCTAAAACCAATATTAGCGCATCCTGAACGATATCGCTATTTGAAGATTCAGGATATAATTGATTTAAAAAATAGAGGCTGTAAACTGCAACTTAACTTGTTGTCTTTATCAGGACATTACGGTAAGGACGCCTTCGAAAAAAGTAAAAACTTACTACAAAACGGCAAGTTTGATCTGGTAGCGACAGATGCTCATAAGCCAGCACATCTAGAAAAGATTAAAGAATTGATGGTTAAGAAGTCTATACACAACGATCTTAAAAGATTGCTTGACGTACAATCAGATGTTTTCAAATAG
- a CDS encoding GumC family protein produces the protein MENYSSITSEQNTDLKEQLKPYLQKWWLFLLCVLLLLSIALVYLRYTTEIYKADSSILIKDTRAGGVSELGALGDLGVLGNSFNTVENEIEVLTSRRMMANVVEQLNLRVSYFREGNFKTSEAYGNLPFQLIVANDLRSPKNFKSFSFKAKISSDTIINLVDEENNYSNSVKFGESFYYKGTEVAFVPTLSKIDNKENDTVVTQSRSYPEDVYKVQVASVEDVARKYASLLNVEAAVARGSVINLSIQDPVPAKAADILNQLAIEYNKDATEDKNIVARNTVNFIDERLASVALSLDSVEYRKESFKDSNNLTDIQAETALNLTNNAEYLTREIEARTQLQIATDLNNFIENLDNQELLPANEILSSASINNTIDQYNTLVLQYIRASEVATDLNPVVQDLQAEIQKLRTAIKSSLSNYIRSLETRLNRLNAQGNRISNRISEVPTTERIARGIEREQTIVESIYLFLLQKKEETAISLAVTAPKAKIVDRAWVSNSPVSPKTQIVLGGAVILGLVIPFAFIYLSNLLNDKIENRKDVTKKLPDTSFIGEIPKLSSDESDRINKNDRSVLAESFRILRTNLQFKLSALNMSSDGKTPIIIVTSTVKGEGKTLVSFNLSMTMANSGMNVLLIGGDIRNPQLHRYLSKGSKSLKGVTEYLSSQQYHASELVYASDANENLNIMLSGAIPPNPAELWLSPRVDELMQYGRDNYDVVIIDSAPSMLVTDTLLISERADVTVYVARANYTEKSLLEYTSDTIKANKLHNVAMVLNNVKQANFGYGNKYAYSYGVDKDSAWVKFLKAVKLK, from the coding sequence ATGGAAAACTATAGTAGTATCACTAGCGAACAAAATACAGACCTGAAGGAACAATTGAAACCTTACCTTCAAAAATGGTGGTTATTTTTATTATGTGTTTTACTCTTATTATCTATTGCTCTTGTTTATTTAAGATATACCACTGAAATTTATAAGGCTGACTCTTCTATCCTTATCAAGGATACTAGAGCAGGTGGTGTTTCAGAACTAGGTGCCTTGGGAGATTTAGGAGTTTTAGGTAACAGCTTCAATACCGTAGAAAATGAGATTGAAGTTTTGACATCTAGAAGAATGATGGCAAATGTAGTTGAACAACTCAATTTGAGAGTATCCTATTTTAGAGAAGGTAATTTTAAAACGTCTGAGGCTTATGGAAATCTACCGTTCCAATTAATTGTAGCCAATGATTTAAGATCACCAAAAAACTTTAAGAGTTTTAGCTTTAAGGCCAAGATTTCATCTGATACTATTATCAATCTTGTCGACGAGGAAAACAACTATTCTAATAGTGTAAAATTTGGTGAATCATTTTACTATAAAGGAACTGAAGTGGCTTTCGTACCTACGTTATCTAAAATTGATAATAAAGAAAATGATACAGTTGTAACGCAGTCTAGATCTTACCCAGAAGATGTTTATAAGGTCCAAGTAGCATCTGTCGAGGACGTCGCAAGAAAGTATGCAAGTCTGTTGAATGTTGAGGCAGCAGTGGCTCGAGGAAGTGTAATCAATTTGAGTATTCAAGACCCAGTACCAGCAAAAGCTGCTGATATTTTAAATCAATTGGCTATTGAATATAATAAGGACGCTACGGAAGATAAGAATATTGTTGCCCGTAATACGGTCAATTTTATTGATGAACGTCTGGCCAGCGTGGCACTTTCGCTAGACTCAGTAGAATATCGCAAAGAGAGTTTCAAGGATTCTAATAATTTGACTGATATACAGGCCGAAACTGCCTTAAACTTGACAAATAACGCAGAGTACCTGACACGCGAAATTGAAGCTAGAACACAACTCCAAATTGCCACAGATCTAAATAATTTTATAGAAAATCTAGATAATCAAGAGTTGTTACCAGCAAATGAGATTCTCTCTAGTGCTTCTATCAATAACACAATTGATCAGTACAACACACTTGTTTTACAATATATAAGAGCAAGCGAGGTTGCAACAGACTTGAATCCAGTGGTTCAGGATTTACAAGCTGAAATACAAAAATTGCGTACAGCGATTAAATCTTCATTGAGTAATTATATAAGGTCATTAGAAACTAGGCTGAATCGCCTTAATGCTCAAGGAAATAGAATATCCAATAGGATTAGTGAAGTGCCTACTACCGAACGAATAGCTAGAGGAATTGAGCGTGAACAAACTATTGTGGAGTCTATCTATCTTTTTTTATTACAGAAGAAAGAAGAAACTGCAATATCGCTTGCCGTGACTGCTCCTAAGGCCAAAATCGTTGATAGGGCTTGGGTTTCAAATAGTCCAGTGTCGCCTAAAACTCAAATCGTGTTAGGCGGTGCCGTTATTTTAGGTCTAGTTATACCTTTTGCATTCATTTATCTCTCTAATTTATTGAATGATAAAATTGAAAACAGAAAAGATGTAACCAAAAAATTACCAGACACTTCGTTCATTGGTGAAATCCCTAAGCTTTCTAGTGATGAATCAGACCGCATAAATAAAAATGATAGATCTGTTCTAGCAGAATCCTTCAGGATTTTACGTACTAACTTACAGTTCAAACTATCTGCGTTAAATATGAGTTCAGATGGTAAGACCCCTATCATAATAGTCACGTCTACGGTAAAAGGGGAAGGAAAAACATTAGTATCCTTTAATCTTTCTATGACAATGGCAAATTCTGGAATGAACGTACTATTGATAGGTGGTGATATCCGCAATCCTCAATTGCATAGATACCTTAGTAAAGGAAGTAAAAGTCTAAAAGGCGTTACTGAATATTTATCCAGTCAACAATACCATGCTTCAGAGCTTGTCTACGCCAGTGATGCAAATGAAAATTTAAATATCATGCTGTCTGGAGCCATACCACCTAACCCAGCAGAATTATGGCTTAGTCCTAGAGTAGATGAATTAATGCAATACGGTCGCGATAATTATGATGTAGTTATTATCGATTCTGCGCCATCCATGTTAGTGACGGATACTTTGTTAATTAGTGAACGTGCTGATGTTACCGTATATGTTGCCCGCGCAAATTATACTGAAAAGTCATTATTAGAATATACCTCAGACACTATCAAGGCTAATAAGCTTCATAATGTAGCAATGGTGCTTAACAATGTTAAGCAGGCCAACTTTGGGTATGGTAACAAGTATGCTTACAGCTATGGAGTTGATAAAGACAGTGCTTGGGTCAAGTTTCTCAAAGCTGTAAAGCTGAAATAA
- a CDS encoding polysaccharide biosynthesis/export family protein — MRFKFLITIFFISITFSNCTSKKKILYFQDAAEQKQFEPPIYESIIKYNDRLSIIVTSSDMSVANRYNRIAPSAEDSDLSSINGQPKLLDYLVDNKGYINLPELGMWKVAGKTRFQLESELLEEYKKYIVDPVLTIRFANFKITILGEVSQPGTFFVTDERLTLPQALGLAGDLTLYGKRQDVLLLRDVNGVQESHTIDLTQTDVLDSDLFYLQQNDVLYVGQNRTQANAASFDKNNALYLSIASTVISLVILFTTR, encoded by the coding sequence GTGCGATTTAAATTCTTAATCACGATATTTTTTATAAGTATTACATTCTCTAACTGTACGTCAAAAAAGAAAATCCTCTATTTTCAAGATGCTGCAGAGCAGAAGCAATTTGAACCTCCGATTTATGAATCTATCATAAAATACAATGATAGATTATCTATCATCGTTACAAGTTCAGACATGAGTGTGGCAAACCGTTATAATAGAATCGCACCATCAGCTGAAGATTCAGACCTGTCAAGCATAAATGGACAGCCTAAATTGCTGGACTATTTGGTGGATAATAAAGGTTATATCAATTTGCCGGAATTAGGTATGTGGAAAGTTGCCGGTAAGACAAGATTTCAATTAGAATCTGAGCTACTGGAAGAATACAAAAAATACATCGTAGATCCAGTTCTTACTATAAGGTTTGCAAATTTTAAAATCACCATTTTGGGAGAAGTGTCGCAACCAGGAACATTTTTTGTCACCGATGAACGTTTGACATTGCCGCAAGCCTTGGGTCTGGCAGGAGATCTTACCCTATACGGTAAAAGACAAGATGTTCTCTTATTGAGAGATGTAAATGGAGTGCAAGAGAGTCATACCATTGACCTTACTCAAACTGATGTCCTTGACAGTGATTTATTCTATCTGCAACAAAATGATGTTCTTTATGTAGGTCAAAATCGTACCCAGGCTAATGCTGCTTCATTTGATAAGAATAATGCTTTATATCTTTCTATTGCCTCAACTGTAATATCACTAGTAATCTTGTTCACAACTCGATAA